The Helianthus annuus cultivar XRQ/B chromosome 16, HanXRQr2.0-SUNRISE, whole genome shotgun sequence genome includes a window with the following:
- the LOC110919879 gene encoding probable C-terminal domain small phosphatase: protein MFSRITYNRRKKKESMAEPKRNPNVITKEHVSNLPCTVLTGANHNIATTKSKSSVKKHIASVPRSLLPPLSSPNKKTVFLDLDKTLIHSIPASRLIGSRNYDFVAKPLLGCKGDERYVLKRPFVDEFLRFLSESDFEIVVFTAGNEEYASTVLDILDRDGLISHRLYRDSCKEINGRRVKDLSCLGRDLKKGVIVDDKPKSYSLQPENGIPISPFTDDLGDEELKKLMSGFFTKCHEFEDLRDAVKHYFGN, encoded by the coding sequence ATGTTTTCACGCATTACATACAACAGAAGGAAGAAGAAGGAATCAATGGCGGAACCAAAGCGAAACCCGAATGTTATAACAAAGGAACACGTTTCAAACCTCCCATGCACGGTTCTTACCGGAGCAAACCACAATATTGCTACCACGAAGAGCAAATCATCCGTCAAAAAACACATTGCTAGCGTCCCCAGATCACTCCTCCCGCCGTTGAGTTCCCCGAATAAAAAAACTGTCTTTCTGGACCTCGACAAAACCCTAATTCACTCGATTCCTGCATCCAGATTAATCGGTTCAAGAAACTATGATTTTGTAGCGAAGCCGTTGTTAGGTTGCAAAGGAGATGAGCGTTATGTTTTGAAACGTCCGTTTGTCGATGAGTTTCTTCGGTTTTTAAGCGAAAGTGATTTTGAAATTGTGGTTTTTACCGCAGGGAATGAGGAGTACGCGTCTACGGTGTTGGATATATTGGATCGAGATGGGTTGATTTCGCATAGATTATATCGGGATTCGTGTAAGGAAATCAACGGGAGGCGTGTTAAGGATTTGTCATGTTTAGGGCGGGATCTGAAGAAGGGGGTGATTGTTGACGATAAACCGAAATCTTACAGTTTGCAGCCCGAAAATGGGATTCCGATTAGTCCTTTTACTGATGATCTTGGAGATGAGGAATTGAAGAAACTAATGAGTGGATTTTTCACAAAATGTCATGAGTTTGAAGATTTAAGGGATGCTGTGAAACATTATTTTGGAAATTGA